From the genome of Streptomyces sp. V1I1, one region includes:
- a CDS encoding carbohydrate ABC transporter permease, translating into MTLDTAPAPAATPAVPAAPRKRLVRPGRLGLHAFLLTVSLAFLAPLLLAVYASLRPYDETSEHGYFSLPKKLSFDYYQQAFSDSGMMKYFVNTLIIAVPGVLLALFFASFVAFAVSRLRMRGSMVLLMLFTAGNLLPQQVIVTPLYVLFNRVPLPYWMSDSMTMFDSFWAVISVQVGFQIGFCVFVLANFMRTLPQEILEAAIVDGASVWTQYWRITLPLCRPALAALGTLQFTWMYNDFLWALVFISDGDKLPITSALNNLRGQFFTDYNLLAAGSVIVALPTLLVFLLLQRHFIAGLTLGSTKG; encoded by the coding sequence ATGACGCTCGACACCGCACCGGCGCCCGCCGCGACCCCGGCAGTTCCCGCGGCGCCCCGCAAGCGCCTGGTCCGCCCCGGCCGGCTCGGCCTGCACGCCTTCCTGCTGACCGTCTCGCTGGCGTTCCTCGCGCCGCTGCTGCTCGCGGTCTACGCCTCACTCAGGCCGTACGACGAGACCTCCGAGCACGGGTACTTCTCACTGCCGAAGAAGCTCTCCTTCGACTACTACCAGCAGGCCTTCAGCGACTCGGGGATGATGAAGTACTTCGTCAACACCCTCATCATCGCTGTGCCCGGAGTGCTGCTGGCGCTCTTCTTCGCCTCGTTCGTGGCCTTCGCCGTGTCACGGCTGAGGATGCGCGGCTCCATGGTGCTGCTGATGCTCTTCACCGCCGGCAATCTGCTGCCCCAGCAGGTGATCGTCACTCCGCTGTACGTGCTGTTCAACCGCGTTCCGCTGCCGTACTGGATGTCCGACTCGATGACGATGTTCGACTCGTTCTGGGCCGTCATCTCCGTCCAGGTCGGCTTCCAGATCGGGTTCTGCGTCTTCGTCCTCGCCAACTTCATGCGCACCCTGCCGCAGGAGATCCTGGAGGCGGCGATCGTGGACGGCGCGAGTGTGTGGACGCAGTACTGGCGCATCACGCTCCCGCTGTGCCGCCCGGCCCTCGCGGCGCTCGGCACGCTCCAGTTCACCTGGATGTACAACGACTTCCTGTGGGCGCTCGTCTTCATCTCCGACGGCGACAAGCTCCCCATCACCTCGGCGCTGAACAACCTCCGCGGCCAGTTCTTCACCGACTACAACCTGCTCGCCGCGGGCTCGGTGATCGTGGCGCTGCCGACGCTGCTGGTCTTCCTCCTGCTGCAGCGGCACTTCATCGCCGGGCTCACCCTCGGCTCCACCAAGGGCTGA
- a CDS encoding carbohydrate ABC transporter permease has product MSVSRRTARRGPRRFNRRDLAVLGVLLGIPILLDVAIVWGPTLASVVLSFTSWDGIGDISWVGTQNYETLFTNYPQFWPAARHNLLWLAFLGLIATPFGLLLAVLIDKGVRFSRFYQSTLYMPVVLSLAVVGFIAQLVFSRDQGALNAILADTESPTDWLGDPDLNLWMILLAAAWRHTGYVMILYLAGLKAVDPSLKEAAAIDGASETQTFFRVVFPTLRPVNVIVGVITVIEALRAFDIVYAVNKGRNGLELLSVLVTDNIIGEASRIGFGSAIAVVLLLVSMGFVVTYLVQEIRGEKNR; this is encoded by the coding sequence GTGAGCGTCTCGCGGCGCACCGCACGACGAGGGCCGCGGCGGTTCAACCGCCGCGACCTCGCCGTCCTCGGCGTGCTGCTGGGCATACCGATCCTGCTCGACGTGGCCATCGTGTGGGGGCCGACCCTCGCTTCCGTCGTGCTCTCCTTCACCAGCTGGGACGGCATCGGAGACATCTCCTGGGTCGGCACGCAGAACTACGAGACCCTCTTCACCAACTATCCGCAGTTCTGGCCGGCCGCCCGCCACAACCTGCTCTGGCTGGCCTTCCTCGGACTGATCGCCACCCCGTTCGGACTGCTGCTCGCCGTCCTCATCGACAAGGGCGTACGGTTCAGCCGCTTCTACCAGTCGACGCTGTACATGCCGGTCGTGCTCTCGCTCGCCGTCGTCGGCTTCATCGCCCAACTGGTCTTCTCCCGCGACCAGGGCGCGCTCAACGCGATCCTCGCCGACACCGAGTCGCCCACCGACTGGCTCGGCGACCCCGACCTCAATCTCTGGATGATTCTGCTGGCCGCCGCCTGGCGGCACACCGGCTATGTGATGATCCTCTACCTGGCCGGGCTGAAAGCGGTCGATCCCTCGCTGAAGGAAGCCGCCGCCATCGACGGGGCGAGTGAGACGCAGACCTTCTTCCGCGTCGTCTTCCCGACCCTGCGGCCCGTCAATGTCATCGTCGGCGTCATCACCGTCATCGAAGCGCTGCGCGCCTTCGACATCGTCTACGCCGTCAACAAGGGCAGAAACGGCCTGGAGCTGCTCTCGGTCCTCGTCACCGACAACATCATCGGCGAGGCCAGCCGGATCGGATTCGGCTCGGCCATCGCCGTCGTGCTGCTGCTCGTCTCCATGGGATTCGTCGTGACGTATCTGGTCCAGGAGATCCGTGGGGAGAAGAACCGATGA
- a CDS encoding NPCBM/NEW2 domain-containing protein has protein sequence MRHLPTRTTRHRVVGALAAALLSAAGLGTPAIASGAPAAPAEPAPAGAQLDEGLALTPPMGFNNWNTTHCRAEFNEAMVKGIADIFVEKGLKEAGYEYVNLDDCWALPQRDANGKLVPDPVRFPGGIKAVADYVHAKGLKFGIYTSAGTKTCNTAGFPGGLGHEYSDAQQFADWGVDYLKYDNCNNQGVDAKLRYTTMRDALKAAAETTGRPIVYSICEWGQNKPWEWAADVGQLWRTTGDISDNWGSMLSIMKKNLPLAQYAGPGHWNDPDMLEVGNGGMTDTEYRSHFSMWSIMAAPLLIGSDLRKAPSSAFEILGNREVIAIDQDPLGKQGTVISSEGGRWVVAKEMQDGSRAVALFNESGSPQRIATTAKAVGLPDAPGYRLRDLWRHTEANTAGTISATVPAHGTVLVRVSTDRKWALLPPAVEVSADEGLMAEAGQTGKLTSTVTDLGRTPALAVSVALTGPEGWRVKAMSKAATAVLTSGRKLTTGWEIAVPPGAAPGSYALTLTAKYRSPTGQRLTAAVPGSVHVVVAPPAGQSYLSDLGALSAANGWGPVERDTSNGESKAGDGRPITIGGQVFAKGLGVHAASAVEYYAGGRCTTVSAQVGVDDEKGTRGTVAFEIWADGTKAASTGVLTNAKPAQPISADVSGAKVVRLVVTDGGDGIDSDHADWADLRIGC, from the coding sequence ATGCGTCACCTTCCCACCCGCACTACCCGCCATAGAGTCGTCGGAGCGCTGGCCGCCGCGCTGCTCAGCGCGGCAGGACTGGGCACTCCGGCGATCGCCTCGGGCGCCCCGGCCGCGCCGGCCGAACCCGCACCGGCCGGCGCGCAGCTCGACGAAGGGCTCGCCCTGACCCCTCCGATGGGGTTCAACAACTGGAACACCACCCACTGCCGGGCGGAGTTCAACGAGGCGATGGTCAAGGGAATCGCCGACATCTTCGTCGAGAAAGGCCTCAAGGAGGCCGGGTACGAGTACGTCAATCTGGACGACTGCTGGGCACTGCCGCAGCGCGACGCGAACGGCAAGCTCGTCCCCGACCCGGTGCGCTTCCCGGGCGGCATCAAGGCCGTCGCCGACTACGTCCACGCCAAGGGGCTGAAGTTCGGCATCTACACCAGCGCCGGGACCAAGACCTGCAACACCGCCGGCTTCCCCGGCGGGCTCGGCCATGAGTACAGCGACGCGCAGCAGTTCGCCGACTGGGGCGTCGACTATCTCAAGTACGACAACTGCAACAACCAGGGCGTGGACGCCAAGCTCCGGTACACCACGATGCGCGACGCCCTGAAGGCTGCCGCTGAGACAACAGGTCGCCCCATCGTCTACAGCATCTGCGAGTGGGGCCAGAACAAGCCCTGGGAGTGGGCCGCGGACGTCGGACAGCTCTGGCGCACCACCGGGGACATCAGCGACAACTGGGGCTCCATGTTGTCGATCATGAAGAAGAATCTGCCGCTCGCGCAGTACGCGGGCCCCGGCCACTGGAACGACCCCGACATGCTGGAGGTCGGCAATGGCGGCATGACGGACACGGAGTACCGCTCCCACTTCTCCATGTGGTCGATCATGGCCGCGCCACTGCTGATCGGGTCCGATCTCCGCAAGGCGCCCTCCTCCGCCTTCGAGATCCTCGGCAACCGCGAGGTCATCGCCATCGACCAGGACCCACTGGGCAAGCAGGGCACAGTGATCAGCTCCGAGGGCGGACGCTGGGTGGTGGCCAAGGAGATGCAGGACGGCAGCCGCGCGGTCGCGCTCTTCAACGAGAGCGGCAGCCCGCAGCGGATCGCCACCACGGCGAAGGCAGTCGGACTGCCGGACGCCCCCGGCTACCGGCTGCGCGATCTGTGGCGGCACACTGAAGCCAACACCGCGGGGACGATCTCCGCGACCGTGCCCGCGCACGGCACGGTACTGGTGCGCGTCTCGACGGACCGCAAGTGGGCGCTGCTGCCGCCGGCCGTCGAAGTGAGCGCCGACGAAGGCCTGATGGCCGAGGCCGGCCAGACCGGGAAACTCACCTCGACCGTCACCGATCTGGGCCGTACGCCCGCGCTCGCCGTCTCCGTCGCACTGACCGGGCCCGAGGGCTGGCGCGTCAAGGCAATGTCCAAGGCCGCCACCGCGGTGCTCACCAGCGGAAGGAAGCTGACGACGGGCTGGGAGATCGCTGTGCCGCCGGGCGCCGCGCCCGGTTCGTACGCACTGACCCTGACGGCGAAGTACCGCTCCCCGACCGGACAGCGGCTGACCGCCGCCGTGCCCGGGAGTGTGCATGTGGTCGTGGCGCCGCCCGCCGGTCAGTCGTATCTCAGCGATCTCGGCGCGCTGAGCGCGGCGAACGGCTGGGGTCCGGTGGAGAGGGACACCAGCAACGGCGAGAGCAAGGCGGGCGACGGAAGGCCGATCACCATCGGCGGCCAGGTCTTCGCCAAGGGTCTGGGCGTGCATGCCGCGAGCGCCGTGGAGTACTACGCCGGCGGCCGGTGCACCACGGTGAGCGCGCAGGTCGGCGTGGACGACGAGAAGGGGACGCGCGGCACGGTCGCCTTCGAGATCTGGGCGGACGGAACGAAGGCCGCGTCGACGGGCGTCCTGACCAACGCCAAGCCCGCACAGCCGATTTCGGCGGACGTCAGTGGCGCGAAGGTCGTACGTCTGGTGGTCACCGACGGCGGGGACGGTATCGACTCCGACCACGCCGACTGGGCCGATCTCAGGATCGGCTGCTGA
- a CDS encoding ROK family protein encodes MHTDLVAALDIGGTKIAGALVDGSGRILVRAQRPTPAQEDGETVMRAVEGVLAELAVSPLWARARAVGIGSAGPVDASAGTVSPVNVPGWRAFPLVARVRRAVGGLPVELVGDGVAMTAAEHWQGAARGYDNALCMVVSTGVGGGLVLGGKLHPGPTGNAGHIGHISVDLDGDLCPCGARGCVERIASGPNIARRALEGGWQPGPDGDTSAAAVAAAARAQDPVAVASFERAAQALAAGIAATATLVEIEIAVIGGGVANAGEVLFAPLRRSLRDYATLSFVQRLTVAPALTGTDAGLVGAAAAASLGRHDEAAAVVSSRS; translated from the coding sequence ATGCATACCGACCTCGTCGCCGCGCTCGACATCGGCGGCACCAAGATCGCCGGCGCGTTGGTGGACGGCAGCGGCAGGATTCTCGTGCGGGCCCAGCGTCCGACACCTGCCCAGGAGGACGGCGAGACGGTGATGCGGGCCGTCGAGGGAGTCCTCGCCGAGCTGGCCGTCTCCCCGCTCTGGGCGCGCGCGCGGGCCGTGGGCATCGGCAGCGCCGGTCCGGTGGACGCGTCCGCCGGCACGGTCAGCCCGGTCAATGTCCCGGGCTGGCGTGCCTTTCCGTTGGTCGCGCGGGTGCGAAGGGCCGTCGGCGGTCTGCCTGTCGAGCTGGTGGGCGACGGTGTCGCGATGACGGCGGCCGAGCACTGGCAGGGAGCGGCCCGCGGCTACGACAACGCGCTGTGCATGGTGGTCTCCACGGGCGTCGGCGGCGGACTCGTCCTCGGCGGGAAGCTTCACCCCGGGCCCACCGGCAACGCCGGGCACATCGGCCACATCAGCGTCGACCTCGACGGCGATCTGTGCCCGTGCGGCGCGCGCGGCTGCGTCGAGCGCATCGCCAGCGGCCCGAACATCGCGCGCCGGGCGCTGGAGGGCGGCTGGCAGCCGGGCCCCGACGGCGACACCTCGGCGGCCGCGGTGGCCGCCGCGGCCCGTGCCCAAGACCCGGTCGCCGTCGCCTCCTTCGAGCGCGCGGCTCAGGCGCTCGCCGCCGGGATCGCCGCCACCGCGACCCTCGTAGAGATCGAAATCGCGGTGATCGGCGGGGGAGTGGCGAACGCGGGCGAGGTGCTGTTCGCCCCGCTGCGCCGTTCGCTGCGCGACTACGCCACGCTCTCCTTCGTACAGCGGCTGACCGTGGCTCCGGCCCTGACGGGCACGGACGCGGGTCTGGTGGGTGCGGCAGCTGCCGCCTCGCTCGGCCGTCACGACGAGGCGGCAGCGGTGGTCAGCAGCCGATCCTGA
- a CDS encoding ABC transporter substrate-binding protein: MSRRNLLRGAAAGAGAIALPSLLAACGSGPGGDGKTITMGSNSSDPVPKKAFADAFAAYAKQSKDGRKVKVNTVDHNTFQENINRYLQGKPDDVFMWFAGYRMQFFAKKGLLHDISDNWESYQGFSPALKAQSTGEDGKQYLTPYYYYPWAVFHRKSVFQQYGYQAPKTLDEYIALAKQMQKDKLVPIAFCDKDGWPAMGTFDYINMRTNGYEFHKSLMAGKEAWTDKRVKDVFDTWRSILPYCQPGANGRTWQEAATSLQKKQTGMAVFGLPHPGAQFPKAEQADIDFFPFPVINPEHGQDAVEAPIDGFLLAKKSKNLKNAKNMESAKDLLKWLATGKAEDIYLASDPNNIAVSDEADLSKYTPLQKKAVELVSGAKQISQFLDRDTRPDFSSTVMIPAIQTFINKPKDVDGLVNSIERQKKTIFASED; the protein is encoded by the coding sequence ATGTCCCGGCGGAATCTGCTGCGGGGTGCGGCGGCGGGTGCAGGTGCGATCGCGCTGCCCTCGCTGCTCGCTGCCTGCGGCAGTGGCCCCGGCGGGGACGGCAAGACCATCACCATGGGGTCCAACTCGTCCGACCCGGTGCCGAAGAAGGCGTTCGCCGACGCCTTCGCCGCGTACGCGAAGCAGTCCAAGGATGGCCGGAAGGTCAAGGTCAACACCGTTGACCACAACACGTTCCAGGAGAACATCAACCGCTATCTGCAGGGCAAGCCGGACGATGTCTTCATGTGGTTCGCGGGCTACCGCATGCAGTTCTTCGCCAAGAAGGGGCTGCTGCACGACATCAGCGACAACTGGGAGAGCTACCAGGGCTTCTCGCCGGCCCTCAAGGCCCAGTCGACGGGCGAGGACGGCAAGCAGTACCTCACGCCGTACTACTACTACCCGTGGGCCGTCTTCCACCGCAAAAGCGTCTTCCAGCAGTACGGCTACCAGGCACCCAAGACGCTCGACGAGTACATAGCGCTCGCCAAGCAGATGCAGAAGGACAAGCTCGTCCCCATCGCGTTCTGCGACAAGGACGGCTGGCCCGCGATGGGCACCTTCGACTACATCAACATGCGCACCAACGGATACGAGTTCCACAAGAGCCTCATGGCGGGCAAGGAGGCGTGGACCGACAAGCGCGTCAAGGACGTCTTCGACACCTGGCGCAGCATCCTCCCGTACTGCCAGCCCGGCGCCAACGGCCGCACCTGGCAGGAGGCCGCCACCAGCCTGCAGAAGAAGCAGACGGGCATGGCGGTCTTCGGACTCCCGCACCCCGGCGCGCAGTTCCCCAAGGCCGAACAGGCCGACATCGACTTCTTCCCGTTCCCGGTGATCAACCCGGAGCACGGCCAGGACGCCGTCGAGGCACCCATCGACGGCTTCCTGCTCGCGAAGAAGTCCAAGAACCTCAAGAACGCGAAGAACATGGAGAGCGCAAAGGACCTGCTGAAGTGGCTGGCCACCGGCAAGGCGGAGGACATCTACCTCGCAAGTGACCCCAACAACATCGCCGTGAGCGACGAGGCCGACCTCTCGAAGTACACGCCGCTGCAGAAGAAGGCCGTCGAACTCGTCTCCGGCGCCAAGCAGATCTCGCAGTTCCTCGACCGCGACACCAGGCCCGACTTCTCGTCGACCGTGATGATCCCGGCCATTCAGACCTTCATCAACAAGCCGAAGGACGTGGACGGGTTGGTCAACAGCATCGAGAGGCAGAAGAAGACCATCTTCGCCTCCGAAGACTGA